One Thalassotalea sediminis DNA segment encodes these proteins:
- a CDS encoding amidohydrolase → MMKYNQLILLTFLTGFTAFTHAKTTLITNVNGYTIKGDEIKKFHAIKFKNDVIEQVYHRQKTLDKCAKCIVIDGKGKTMLPGLIDAHGHILSYGESLTQADLTATKTVDEAVERVLRYAQKNKSLTWIKGRGWNQTQWLKNTFPTAASLDQYFPDKPVWLRRVDGHAGWANSKAMQLAGITKQTKAPHGGEIIRDENGNATGVFIDNAMKLIEQKIAPLTLEEQKTVLNNAMNALAALGLTSVHDAGIDSQNLEAFLQMSANNKLPIRINAMLYLPSPSWQQTLKYGTFSTNGDMLQFNSVKIQADGALGSRGAALIKDYSDKHGHRGLLLHNNKDFERYVTTAMKAGFQVNTHAIGDNANKLVLDSYEQLIAKTNTRHLRHRVEHAQILQLEDIPRFSELGVIASMQATHATSDKNMAGDRLGDKRLKGAYAWRKLLNADAIIAAGSDFPVESPNPFFGLHASITRQDKENLPEGGWMSAEKMTRIEALRTFTADAAYASHQENIIGTLEPGKKADFIIIDRDYFTMPEQDIWKTKVLETWVNGKRIYINE, encoded by the coding sequence ATGATGAAATATAATCAACTGATATTATTAACTTTTCTCACAGGTTTTACTGCATTTACACATGCAAAAACTACACTTATCACCAATGTAAATGGCTACACTATTAAAGGTGATGAGATTAAGAAGTTTCATGCGATCAAATTTAAAAATGATGTAATTGAACAGGTTTATCACAGACAAAAAACGCTTGATAAATGTGCTAAATGTATCGTCATTGATGGTAAAGGCAAAACCATGTTGCCAGGGCTAATTGATGCGCATGGTCATATTTTAAGTTACGGTGAAAGCCTTACTCAAGCAGACTTAACCGCAACAAAAACCGTAGATGAAGCTGTGGAAAGAGTGCTGCGATATGCACAAAAAAACAAAAGCCTAACCTGGATTAAAGGCAGGGGCTGGAATCAAACACAGTGGCTTAAAAATACGTTTCCAACAGCCGCATCCTTAGATCAATATTTCCCTGATAAACCTGTTTGGTTGCGTCGAGTAGACGGTCACGCAGGTTGGGCAAATAGTAAAGCTATGCAGCTTGCAGGAATAACAAAGCAGACAAAAGCACCTCATGGTGGTGAAATAATTCGCGATGAAAACGGTAATGCGACTGGGGTATTTATTGATAATGCCATGAAATTGATTGAACAAAAGATCGCCCCATTAACACTAGAAGAACAAAAAACAGTGTTAAACAATGCCATGAATGCCCTAGCAGCTCTTGGATTGACAAGTGTTCATGACGCAGGCATCGATAGCCAAAACTTGGAAGCTTTCTTACAAATGTCTGCCAATAACAAGTTGCCTATTCGAATTAATGCCATGCTTTATTTACCTTCCCCCAGCTGGCAACAAACACTTAAATATGGCACATTTTCAACAAATGGCGATATGTTGCAATTTAACAGTGTAAAAATTCAAGCGGATGGCGCGCTCGGTAGCCGTGGTGCAGCATTAATCAAGGATTATAGCGATAAGCATGGTCATCGTGGCCTGTTATTACACAATAATAAAGACTTTGAACGCTACGTAACAACAGCGATGAAAGCTGGTTTTCAAGTAAATACCCACGCAATAGGCGATAATGCCAACAAATTAGTATTAGATAGTTATGAGCAACTAATCGCCAAAACAAATACACGACATTTAAGGCATAGAGTAGAACATGCCCAAATTTTACAACTCGAAGATATACCAAGGTTTAGTGAACTAGGTGTCATTGCGTCGATGCAAGCAACCCACGCGACTTCCGATAAAAATATGGCTGGCGATCGCCTAGGAGATAAACGACTAAAAGGAGCATATGCCTGGCGTAAACTGTTAAACGCGGACGCAATTATTGCCGCGGGTTCAGACTTTCCCGTAGAGTCCCCTAACCCATTTTTTGGCTTACATGCATCAATTACTCGGCAAGATAAAGAAAACCTTCCAGAAGGTGGTTGGATGAGCGCTGAAAAGATGACCAGAATCGAAGCATTAAGAACTTTTACTGCAGATGCTGCTTATGCCAGTCATCAAGAAAATATTATCGGCACACTTGAGCCGGGTAAAAAAGCCGATTTTATTATCATTGATCGTGATTACTTTACAATGCCAGAACAAGATATTTGGAAAACGAAAGTATTAGAAACCTGGGTTAACGGTAAAAGAATATATATCAACGAATAA
- a CDS encoding HlyC/CorC family transporter produces MSEDNPHSSNGSAHNKSLIDKFVQLFTGEPQNKEELVEVLNDAEDRELIKPETKLMIEGVLEVSDMRVRDIMIPRSQMITLDIKTPLNELLPVIIDSGHSRFPVINEDIDHIEGILLAKDLLAYGFEQQEPLTSLQDVIRQAIIVPESKKVEPLLKEFRSQRYHMAIVVDEYGGVSGVVTIEDILELIVGEIEDETDDEIEQDIKHLAGNVYQVKALTELNDFTEFFNCQLSEGDADTIGGVVLHNFGHMPKKGEEVSIDKFEFKVTSADSRRLQTLQVTVPKNHEINGKPTE; encoded by the coding sequence ATGAGCGAAGACAACCCCCACTCTAGCAACGGCTCTGCACATAATAAGTCACTGATTGATAAATTCGTTCAGTTATTTACTGGAGAGCCGCAAAATAAAGAAGAACTGGTTGAAGTGTTAAACGACGCTGAAGACCGAGAACTTATAAAGCCTGAAACTAAGCTTATGATTGAAGGCGTATTAGAAGTTTCAGATATGCGTGTCAGGGATATTATGATCCCGCGCTCTCAAATGATCACGCTTGATATAAAAACACCACTTAATGAATTACTCCCTGTTATCATCGATTCAGGTCACTCTCGTTTCCCTGTCATTAATGAAGATATAGATCACATTGAGGGAATATTATTAGCGAAAGATTTACTTGCTTATGGCTTTGAACAACAGGAACCATTAACGTCATTACAAGACGTTATTCGTCAAGCAATTATCGTCCCTGAAAGCAAAAAAGTAGAACCGCTACTAAAAGAGTTTCGCTCACAACGTTACCATATGGCAATTGTTGTTGATGAATATGGTGGTGTATCAGGCGTCGTTACAATTGAAGACATCCTCGAGCTTATTGTTGGCGAGATAGAAGACGAAACTGACGATGAGATAGAACAAGATATTAAACATCTGGCAGGCAACGTATACCAAGTCAAAGCATTAACAGAATTAAATGACTTTACTGAGTTCTTTAATTGCCAATTAAGTGAAGGTGATGCTGATACTATTGGCGGAGTCGTTTTACATAATTTTGGTCACATGCCGAAAAAAGGTGAAGAAGTATCTATCGACAAGTTCGAATTTAAAGTAACCTCTGCAGATAGTCGTAGGTTACAAACCTTGCAGGTAACAGTACCTAAAAATCATGAAATAAATGGTAAGCCTACCGAATAA
- the lnt gene encoding apolipoprotein N-acyltransferase, translating into MLKKLKSKLSAWKISALLTDKTLWISALLGALLVFAYAPFSQWWLTWLVLPSWLWYVNRNLTQTNRDSKLCVKHGFAFGFGWFAAGVSWVHVSIAEFGGMPLIASIFVMLLLCLYLALYPALALYLTAKLSLWRNKQINWWLLAPCWALTEYLRGKVLTGFPWLSIGYTQIDAPFSALAPVIGEVGISVMLMLLSAAIISTLNGTKKFLAVIPFLIIIALTATSAITQWVTPTGETKRIALIQGNIAQSIKWEPAQQWPTMLKYLDLSRKNYNADIIVWPESAVPAIETMSTTQEFLTLANQSATINNSAIITGIINYNFESKEYFNSLIVLGKKHSNDEQGNYFYGHSNRYNKNHLLPIGEFVPFGDLLRPLAPLFNLPMSSFTRGAYKQKNLTAHDINLLALICFEIAFADQLSANFANESNILLTVSNDAWFGDSHGPHQHMEIARMRALEFARPLIRATNTGVTAVADHNGNLTDILPQFEQGVLHADVTLVSGTTPYSRYGNTPIYLFSLCLAIFIIYRKR; encoded by the coding sequence ATGCTTAAAAAGCTCAAAAGCAAGCTCAGTGCCTGGAAAATAAGCGCTCTTTTAACAGATAAAACACTCTGGATAAGTGCGCTTTTAGGTGCTCTTTTAGTATTCGCATACGCCCCCTTTTCCCAATGGTGGTTGACTTGGTTAGTTTTGCCAAGCTGGTTATGGTATGTCAATCGAAACCTCACACAAACAAACCGAGATAGTAAACTTTGTGTTAAACATGGCTTTGCTTTCGGCTTTGGGTGGTTTGCAGCAGGTGTTAGTTGGGTACACGTTAGCATCGCTGAATTTGGAGGCATGCCTTTAATTGCGTCTATTTTTGTTATGCTTTTGCTGTGTTTGTATTTAGCACTTTATCCCGCACTCGCATTGTATTTAACAGCAAAGTTATCGTTGTGGCGTAACAAGCAAATTAATTGGTGGTTACTTGCACCTTGTTGGGCTTTAACAGAGTACTTACGCGGGAAGGTATTAACTGGGTTTCCGTGGCTTTCAATCGGCTACACACAAATAGACGCCCCTTTTTCTGCATTAGCCCCCGTCATTGGCGAAGTCGGGATATCTGTCATGTTAATGCTGTTAAGTGCTGCAATAATTAGTACACTAAATGGCACAAAAAAATTTCTCGCTGTTATACCTTTTTTAATCATCATTGCATTAACAGCTACGAGTGCAATAACGCAATGGGTTACCCCTACAGGCGAAACTAAGCGAATTGCTTTAATACAAGGCAATATCGCGCAATCAATCAAATGGGAGCCTGCTCAGCAGTGGCCTACCATGCTTAAATATCTAGATCTTAGTAGAAAAAACTACAATGCAGATATTATCGTGTGGCCAGAGTCTGCCGTACCCGCTATTGAAACCATGAGTACGACGCAGGAGTTTTTAACACTAGCAAATCAATCAGCAACTATTAATAATAGTGCTATTATCACTGGCATTATTAATTATAACTTTGAATCTAAAGAATATTTTAATAGCCTAATTGTACTGGGCAAGAAACATAGCAACGATGAACAAGGGAACTATTTTTACGGTCATAGCAATCGCTATAATAAAAACCACTTACTACCCATAGGCGAGTTTGTACCTTTTGGAGATCTACTGAGACCACTCGCACCTTTATTTAATTTACCAATGTCTTCATTTACACGAGGCGCATACAAGCAAAAAAATCTAACTGCACATGATATTAATCTATTAGCGCTTATCTGCTTTGAAATCGCTTTTGCCGATCAACTTTCTGCAAACTTTGCCAACGAGAGTAACATTTTACTTACGGTTAGTAATGATGCTTGGTTTGGAGACTCTCACGGGCCCCACCAACACATGGAAATTGCCCGAATGCGCGCACTTGAGTTCGCTCGACCACTAATACGAGCGACAAATACGGGGGTTACTGCAGTAGCAGATCATAACGGTAACCTCACTGATATTTTGCCACAATTTGAGCAAGGTGTTTTACATGCCGATGTCACCTTGGTATCAGGCACTACGCCTTATAGCCGCTACGGTAATACACCTATTTATTTATTTTCACTGTGTCTTGCTATATTTATCATATATAGAAAACGATAA
- the proB gene encoding glutamate 5-kinase, with amino-acid sequence MNVDSKPLPWQRIVIKVGSALIAPNRNGCSSQYLLSIANFIVRCRMSGTQVVLVSSGSVAAGAHLFKGVDTSPITIKKAMAAAGQSEMMATWDRLFDFNTAQILLTHADLKNRDRYISVRETIEELLDNNILPIINENDTVATDRLKVGDNDNLSAMVASAANADSLVICSDVDGLYDANPKLDSNAQLITDVYEINAGIYNMAGGATSDVGTGGMKTKIQAADKAVSHGIDTYIVNGFNEASFNELLAGESPGTHFHPHKKPMQDTHHWMKHTTKIQGELVVDDAFMMEKDATGDLLSPQDLLEVSGEFSAGDVVLVRKDNGDKLAKVKTNYSSCLLNFVATQNNEHISEQLDNTDEPILSKQYITLLGA; translated from the coding sequence GTGAATGTAGATTCTAAACCTTTACCGTGGCAACGAATTGTCATTAAAGTTGGGAGTGCGCTAATTGCTCCCAATAGAAATGGTTGTAGCAGCCAATATTTATTAAGCATTGCTAATTTTATCGTGCGTTGTCGCATGTCAGGAACTCAGGTAGTCCTGGTTTCTTCTGGCTCAGTTGCTGCTGGTGCTCATTTATTTAAAGGGGTTGATACATCACCGATTACTATAAAAAAGGCTATGGCAGCAGCCGGTCAGTCGGAAATGATGGCAACGTGGGATCGATTATTTGATTTTAATACCGCACAAATACTGTTAACACATGCTGATCTTAAAAACCGAGATCGTTACATCAGTGTTAGAGAAACAATTGAAGAGTTGCTCGACAATAATATATTGCCCATTATTAATGAAAATGACACCGTAGCAACAGATAGATTGAAAGTGGGTGACAATGACAACTTATCTGCCATGGTAGCGAGCGCGGCTAATGCTGACAGCTTAGTTATTTGTTCAGACGTTGATGGCTTGTATGATGCTAACCCAAAATTAGATTCAAACGCTCAGCTTATTACCGATGTTTATGAAATTAATGCCGGTATTTACAATATGGCGGGTGGTGCTACGAGTGATGTTGGTACTGGCGGTATGAAAACTAAAATTCAGGCCGCGGACAAAGCTGTGTCTCATGGTATAGATACCTATATCGTTAACGGCTTTAATGAGGCGAGTTTTAATGAGTTGTTGGCGGGTGAGAGCCCAGGTACACATTTTCATCCACATAAAAAACCCATGCAGGATACTCATCATTGGATGAAGCATACAACAAAGATCCAGGGAGAATTAGTTGTAGATGATGCCTTTATGATGGAGAAAGACGCAACGGGCGACCTGCTCTCACCACAAGACCTGTTAGAAGTTAGCGGTGAGTTTTCCGCGGGCGATGTTGTACTAGTGAGAAAAGATAATGGCGACAAACTTGCCAAAGTAAAAACCAACTATAGTAGTTGTTTGCTAAATTTCGTCGCTACTCAAAACAATGAACATATTTCGGAGCAGTTAGATAATACTGATGAACCGATACTTTCCAAACAATATATCACCTTATTAGGAGCATAA
- the ybeY gene encoding rRNA maturation RNase YbeY — protein sequence MIHQLDLQLACPSTSIPSIEDFQVWVNTALSHTKSAFELTIRIVDSEESQSLNHQYRGKDSATNVLSFPFEVPEGVELNLLGDLVICWQVVEQEAQQQNKPVQHHWAHMVIHGCLHLLGYDHISEKDAIEMEAIEIEKLATLGINNPYLLEE from the coding sequence ATGATTCACCAATTAGATTTACAACTTGCTTGTCCATCAACCTCTATTCCTTCTATTGAAGACTTTCAAGTATGGGTTAATACAGCATTAAGCCATACTAAAAGTGCCTTTGAACTCACTATTCGCATTGTAGATAGTGAAGAAAGCCAGTCGCTCAATCATCAATACCGCGGCAAAGACAGCGCAACGAATGTATTATCATTTCCGTTTGAAGTGCCAGAAGGCGTTGAACTAAACTTATTAGGAGACTTGGTTATTTGCTGGCAAGTCGTTGAACAGGAAGCTCAGCAGCAAAATAAGCCCGTTCAACATCATTGGGCACATATGGTCATTCACGGGTGCTTGCATTTGCTTGGGTATGACCATATATCAGAGAAAGATGCCATTGAAATGGAAGCTATTGAAATAGAAAAACTTGCTACATTGGGTATTAACAACCCATATTTACTAGAAGAATAA
- a CDS encoding PhoH family protein has protein sequence MSTIVTENLVLEPVDNSRQANLCGPMDDNLKAIERRLGVEISYRSNSFKIVGEPKNTEAVVQLLKNLYVETETVKGKQQTITDEMVHLAIIDANVLEQAPTQVDVDYEQMVTIKTKRGLIKPRNKNQSAYVQNVLTNDISFGIGPAGTGKTYLAVACAVDALERQEVRRILLTRPAVEAGEKLGFLPGDLSQKVDPYLRPLYDALFEMLGFEKVEKLIERSVIEIAPLAYMRGRTLNDAFIILDESQNTTVEQMKMFLTRIGFNSRAVITGDITQVDLPRGQKSGLRHAIEVLDNIPGVSFNFFMSKDVVRHPVVARIVEAYEAHDTKMNRIREEKKRAAELQKQQEQSNKDSDS, from the coding sequence TTGAGCACAATAGTTACTGAAAACCTCGTTTTAGAGCCTGTAGACAATAGCAGACAAGCCAACCTTTGTGGGCCAATGGATGATAATTTAAAAGCCATTGAACGTCGTTTAGGTGTGGAAATAAGTTACCGTAGCAATAGCTTTAAAATCGTTGGCGAACCAAAAAACACTGAAGCAGTAGTACAACTACTTAAAAATTTATACGTTGAAACGGAAACCGTAAAAGGTAAACAACAAACTATTACCGATGAAATGGTGCACTTAGCAATCATCGATGCCAATGTATTGGAGCAAGCACCAACACAAGTTGATGTTGACTATGAGCAAATGGTTACCATTAAAACCAAACGTGGTTTAATTAAACCGCGCAATAAAAATCAATCTGCTTATGTGCAAAATGTGCTCACTAACGATATTAGCTTTGGTATTGGCCCAGCTGGCACAGGTAAAACCTACTTAGCTGTTGCTTGTGCCGTAGACGCACTTGAGCGCCAAGAGGTACGTCGTATTTTATTAACGCGCCCAGCCGTTGAAGCCGGTGAAAAGCTTGGCTTCTTACCTGGCGATTTGTCACAGAAAGTCGATCCTTATTTACGCCCGCTATACGATGCGCTTTTTGAAATGCTTGGATTTGAAAAAGTTGAAAAGTTAATAGAACGTAGCGTTATTGAAATTGCTCCATTAGCTTACATGCGTGGTAGAACATTAAATGATGCCTTTATTATTCTTGATGAAAGTCAAAATACTACGGTAGAGCAAATGAAAATGTTTTTAACACGTATTGGCTTCAATTCTCGTGCAGTGATCACGGGGGATATAACGCAAGTAGATTTACCTCGTGGTCAAAAGTCGGGGTTACGTCATGCCATTGAAGTATTAGATAATATACCTGGCGTGAGCTTTAACTTCTTTATGTCTAAAGATGTAGTAAGACATCCAGTAGTTGCAAGGATCGTTGAGGCCTATGAGGCGCACGATACTAAAATGAATCGTATTCGCGAGGAAAAAAAACGCGCAGCTGAATTACAAAAGCAACAAGAGCAATCAAACAAGGACAGTGACTCATAA
- a CDS encoding glutamate-5-semialdehyde dehydrogenase: protein MSLITNIAEQAAAGAKVLATKSSELKKALLNDMADALRSQQDEILAANQEDLVNARENGLSEAMVDRLTLNAQRIEDMAIGLETVAHLPDVVGTTRLIETRPNGIEIQKMRVPLGVICMIYEARPNVTADAAGLCIKSGNAVILRGGKEALSSSLAIADTLQSVLKKYDLPTSIVSVIPDPNRALLNELLTLKQYIDLVIPRGGEGLINFVSENSKIPVIQHYKGVCHLYVDKDADLDKALNILVNGKTQRPGVCNALEGLVVHKDIAERFLPMVKEVFDKEHVTVNGESDISRYFNAFKAIESTEFGEEYLSLEIAVKVVDSLDMAIKHIDDFGSNHTEVICTENKETAAIFQQVVDASVVMVNASSRFSDGSELGLGAEIGIATTKLHAYGPMGIESLTTEKFLVNGTGQVRV from the coding sequence ATGAGTTTAATTACAAATATTGCCGAGCAAGCAGCCGCCGGTGCAAAAGTACTTGCAACAAAATCTTCAGAGCTAAAAAAAGCATTACTTAATGATATGGCTGATGCATTAAGATCGCAACAAGATGAAATTTTAGCTGCCAACCAAGAAGACTTAGTAAATGCACGTGAGAATGGCCTATCTGAGGCTATGGTTGACCGGTTAACGTTAAATGCTCAACGTATTGAAGATATGGCGATTGGGCTAGAAACCGTCGCTCATTTGCCAGATGTTGTTGGCACTACTCGCCTGATAGAAACGAGACCAAATGGCATTGAAATTCAAAAAATGCGCGTACCTTTAGGCGTAATATGTATGATTTACGAGGCTCGACCTAATGTAACTGCTGATGCAGCAGGGTTATGTATTAAGTCAGGTAATGCCGTGATTTTACGTGGTGGTAAAGAAGCACTAAGTTCTAGCTTAGCAATTGCTGATACACTGCAGAGTGTATTGAAAAAATATGACTTACCAACATCTATTGTGTCTGTTATTCCTGATCCAAATAGAGCGCTGTTAAATGAACTATTAACATTAAAGCAATATATTGATTTGGTCATCCCAAGAGGGGGGGAAGGTTTAATTAATTTTGTTAGCGAAAATAGTAAAATACCTGTTATTCAACACTATAAAGGCGTTTGTCATTTGTATGTTGATAAAGATGCCGACCTAGATAAAGCGCTAAATATTCTGGTTAATGGTAAGACTCAACGACCAGGCGTTTGTAATGCGCTTGAAGGCTTAGTAGTGCATAAGGATATTGCGGAACGCTTTCTTCCAATGGTGAAGGAAGTCTTTGATAAAGAGCACGTGACGGTAAATGGCGAAAGCGACATTAGCCGCTACTTCAATGCCTTTAAAGCAATTGAAAGCACTGAATTTGGTGAAGAATACTTAAGTCTAGAAATCGCAGTGAAAGTTGTTGATAGTCTTGATATGGCAATTAAGCACATTGATGACTTCGGCAGTAACCATACTGAGGTTATTTGTACCGAGAATAAAGAAACGGCTGCTATATTCCAGCAAGTTGTTGATGCTTCTGTTGTTATGGTTAACGCATCTTCTCGTTTTTCAGACGGTTCAGAGTTAGGGTTGGGCGCTGAAATTGGTATTGCTACAACTAAGCTGCATGCCTATGGTCCAATGGGCATTGAGTCGCTTACCACTGAAAAATTCTTAGTTAACGGCACTGGACAAGTTAGGGTTTAA
- the miaB gene encoding tRNA (N6-isopentenyl adenosine(37)-C2)-methylthiotransferase MiaB encodes MSKKLFIKTWGCQMNEYDSQKMADLLDSTHGFTLADEAEDADVILLNTCSIREKAQEKVFHQLGRWKNLKDSKPDLVIGVGGCVASQEGDAIRSRAPYVDIVFGPQTLHRLPEMIQQVKGEHNPVVDVSFPEIEKFDRLPEPKAEGPTAFVSIMEGCSKYCTFCVVPYTRGEEVSRPLDDVLYEIAQLAEQGVREVNLLGQNVNAYRGEMHDGNICRFSDLIRLIATIDGIDRIRYTTSHPVEFTDDIIDVYTDVPELVSHLHLPVQTGSDRILMQMKRAHTALEYKSKIRRLRKARPDICMSSDFIIGFPGETDEDFEATMNLIKDVDFDLSFSFIYSARPGTPAADLPDDITEDVKKQRLAILQDRINQQALRIARQMLNTEQRILVEGPSKKNPMELRGRTENNRIVNFEAPHSVIGQFVDVNITDVYANSLRGELVRMEKDMGLRIAHSPADILSNSHHKTANANIDELGVGTFAP; translated from the coding sequence ATGAGCAAGAAGTTATTCATCAAAACCTGGGGCTGTCAAATGAACGAGTACGACTCGCAGAAAATGGCAGATCTACTAGATTCTACACACGGCTTTACATTGGCAGATGAAGCTGAAGATGCAGATGTTATCCTTTTAAATACTTGCTCTATTCGCGAAAAAGCACAGGAAAAAGTTTTTCATCAATTAGGTCGCTGGAAAAACTTAAAAGATTCAAAGCCAGACTTAGTTATAGGTGTTGGCGGTTGTGTTGCGTCACAAGAAGGTGACGCTATAAGATCTAGAGCGCCTTATGTAGATATTGTTTTTGGCCCGCAAACTTTACACCGTCTACCAGAGATGATCCAACAAGTGAAAGGTGAGCACAACCCTGTCGTTGATGTTAGCTTTCCAGAAATTGAAAAATTCGATCGCTTACCTGAACCTAAAGCTGAAGGCCCAACAGCGTTTGTATCTATTATGGAAGGTTGCAGTAAATATTGTACTTTCTGTGTTGTACCTTATACCCGTGGCGAAGAAGTCAGTCGTCCATTAGACGATGTTTTATATGAAATCGCACAACTAGCAGAACAAGGTGTAAGAGAAGTAAACTTATTAGGTCAAAATGTTAATGCTTACCGAGGCGAAATGCACGATGGTAACATTTGTCGATTTTCTGATTTGATCCGCTTAATCGCAACAATCGACGGTATCGACCGCATAAGATACACAACTTCGCACCCTGTTGAGTTTACTGATGACATTATTGATGTATATACCGATGTTCCCGAATTAGTAAGTCACCTGCATTTACCGGTTCAAACAGGATCTGATCGTATCCTCATGCAAATGAAACGAGCGCATACCGCTTTAGAATATAAATCTAAAATCCGTCGACTACGCAAAGCTCGACCAGATATTTGTATGTCTTCAGACTTTATTATTGGATTTCCAGGTGAAACCGATGAAGATTTTGAAGCAACAATGAACTTAATTAAAGATGTTGATTTTGATCTAAGCTTTAGTTTTATATACAGCGCTCGCCCAGGTACGCCGGCGGCAGATTTACCAGACGATATTACAGAAGATGTTAAAAAACAGCGATTAGCCATTCTACAAGATCGCATCAACCAGCAAGCATTACGTATTGCACGTCAAATGTTAAACACAGAACAGCGTATACTTGTTGAAGGTCCATCGAAGAAAAACCCAATGGAACTTCGCGGTCGAACAGAGAACAACAGAATTGTAAATTTTGAAGCACCACATTCTGTCATCGGACAATTTGTTGACGTAAATATTACTGATGTTTATGCAAACTCACTACGTGGTGAATTAGTACGTATGGAAAAAGACATGGGCTTACGTATTGCCCATTCACCAGCAGATATTTTATCTAACAGCCATCATAAAACAGCAAATGCAAATATTGATGAGCTTGGTGTTGGTACTTTTGCGCCATAG
- a CDS encoding FAD-dependent oxidoreductase, whose protein sequence is MKHFDCAIVGGGMVGAASALSLAELGLTVVVIEKFEPKPFDSSQPFDLRVSAISLASQHLLEQLNAWQQITEWRLCPYKRLGVWEHENAYTEFSCQEIEQPYLGHIVENRLIQLSLWQQLAAHKNITLLCPESLTTFEQSEDEVTLTLSSQTLAAKILVAADGAQSQVRQLSGIGVTGWDYGQDAMLINVETEHVQQDITWQQFFPTGPVAMLPMRGNHASLVWYHQKATLSRLANLSNQQLQEEIKQHFPARLGNVRVIDKGKFSLTRRHANQYQHGRVILLGDAAHTINPLAGQGVNLGFKDVKALQTVVAKAIGENHCWHCPQTLANYEKLRRNDNLIMMTTMDMFYAAFSNSNPVLKSLRNIGLATVNKMPILKSKALAYACGV, encoded by the coding sequence ATGAAACACTTTGACTGCGCAATTGTCGGTGGCGGAATGGTAGGTGCGGCGAGCGCACTCTCCCTTGCTGAATTAGGCCTAACTGTGGTGGTAATTGAAAAATTTGAGCCTAAGCCATTTGACTCGTCTCAACCTTTTGACTTGCGTGTGTCGGCAATATCACTTGCTTCTCAGCACCTATTAGAACAGTTGAATGCGTGGCAGCAAATCACCGAATGGCGCTTATGCCCATATAAAAGATTGGGAGTGTGGGAGCATGAGAACGCGTATACTGAGTTTTCTTGCCAAGAAATTGAGCAGCCTTATTTAGGGCATATTGTTGAAAATCGCCTAATCCAGCTGTCTTTATGGCAACAGCTTGCGGCACACAAAAATATTACTTTATTGTGCCCTGAATCCTTAACGACGTTTGAACAAAGCGAAGATGAAGTGACCCTAACTCTTAGCTCTCAAACTTTAGCGGCAAAAATATTGGTCGCAGCTGATGGCGCGCAATCTCAAGTTCGTCAACTTTCAGGTATAGGTGTAACGGGGTGGGATTACGGCCAAGACGCAATGTTAATTAATGTTGAAACAGAACATGTACAACAAGATATTACTTGGCAACAATTTTTTCCAACTGGACCTGTTGCTATGTTGCCCATGCGGGGCAATCATGCCTCGCTTGTTTGGTATCATCAAAAAGCTACGTTATCGAGGCTTGCTAACCTTAGCAATCAACAGTTACAAGAAGAAATCAAACAACACTTTCCCGCCCGATTAGGCAATGTTCGTGTGATCGATAAAGGTAAGTTTTCTCTCACGCGTCGACATGCAAACCAATATCAACATGGCAGAGTGATACTTCTTGGGGACGCTGCTCATACAATAAATCCATTAGCAGGGCAGGGGGTAAACCTTGGCTTCAAGGATGTAAAAGCATTACAAACGGTAGTCGCAAAAGCTATTGGAGAAAACCACTGCTGGCATTGCCCTCAAACGTTAGCAAATTATGAAAAATTACGGCGTAACGACAATTTAATAATGATGACTACAATGGATATGTTTTATGCGGCTTTTAGCAACTCAAACCCCGTGCTTAAATCATTAAGAAATATTGGCCTTGCAACGGTAAATAAAATGCCAATACTCAAATCAAAAGCGCTAGCCTATGCTTGCGGTGTTTAA